The Nitrospirae bacterium YQR-1 DNA segment TTTAAACAGTCCTCCGAGCAGGCAAGAACCGCCTCAGACGGGGCAGGGCAGGTGTTAATTATGGTAAATGAAGGTGTTGTTAACATAAATGAAATGCTTCACGGCATGACTGTACTAAAGGAGAGGGTAGAAGCTACCGCCACAAGAATTTTACAGTTAAGTGAAAAAACCACCCGCATAGAAAGTATTGCATCTGTGGTTTCAGACTTTGCCAACGAAACCAAAATGCTGGCTATGAATGCCGCCGTTGAGGCTGTAAGGGCTGGTGAACACGGTAAGGGGTTTTCTGTTGTGGCTATGGAGATCCGAAAACTAGCGGAGCAGAGCAAAAAATCGGCTGAAGAAATCAGCGATGTGGTTGCAGAGATTCAAAAAGCCACAAATTCCACTGTTATGGTCACTGAGGAAAGCACAAAGACCGTGGATAAGGAAATGGAACTGGCTGAAAACACAGCCGAAACGTTTAACAAGCTCACTACCGTTATAAGAAGCTCCGCCGAGAACATTCAACAAATATTCCTTAACATTCAGCAGCAATCAGCAGCTATTACACAAGTGGTGGATGCGATGGGTTCAATAAACAGGGGTGTGAAGGAAACCTCCGCAGGCATCACACAGACAAAGCAGGGCATCAGGAGCTTAAACGATGTGGCTAAGGAACTTAAGGAGATGGTATAAGGATGGGCAGCGGCTTGACAGGTTAAAAGGGCAATCATGATAGAAGATCAGGAATTAAGAGAAATATTTAAAGCTGAAACAGAGGAGCATCTACAGAAACTCGAGGAAGGGCTCTTGCAGCTTGAGCAAACGCCGGATAAGCCGGGGTTGCTGGAAGAGCTGTTTCGGGAGTCACACTCTCTGAAGGGTTCTGCACGGTTAATGGGTGTTGATAAAATAGAACTTGTCAGCCATACGCTGGAGGATATGTTATCCAAAGCCAAACGCGGAGCCACTAAGCTATCCACCTCATCTGTAAACAGCATATATAAATGTCTTGATATTATAAAAGCGCTGCTGCATGAGGCTTTAACCGGAGAGACCACCAATATAAATATATTGCAAATAATCGAGGAGCTGAAAGGTGAAAAGATCGGAGGCACTTCTGAGATAAAACCTGCTGCCGGGGCGCCGGTAGTGCAGAGCCGGGAGCCTGAAATACAAGCAAATGAAACAGCGGCGGCTGTGGCTATAGCCGCAGTATCGCAGCCTGCCTCCGGTTCCACCGATACGGAGCATAAGGAGATTTCATCACAAGTTAAAGAGCCCTCAAAACCCGTTGCACCTGCTTATGTGAAAGAGCCTAACGTCACAGCGGATGATAAAACGCCGCCCTCGGAGGGCGACAGTGAACAGACAAAGATGGATGTGGAGGCTCAACAAGCCGAGGGCACTGTTCTTTGGCTTGATGAGGGAAAACGCACCATAGATACTATAAGAGTGGATGCTTCTAAACTTGACTCTCTCATTGTACACGTCGGGGAGCTTGTCGTAATCAAAAACAGGATAAACCAGCGCATTAGCGACATTGCAGAGACAGTGGCAATGTGGGACAGTGTGATATTGCGGGAGTTAAGGGCAGGTAACGGTTCAAACCCCGCACATAAAGCTCAGTTTGCAAATAACCTGGAGGTGTTTCATAAGTTTTTGAGTAATCTTAAAAATTCACTGCAGGAAGACGGCTCAAGGATTTCCTTTGTAGCACAGCAGCTGGACCACGGAGCCCACGAGCTCATGCTTATTCCGCTCTCCACGGTGTTTAACCCCTTTAAACGTATGATGAGGGATTTGGCAAATGAAAAGGCAAAAGAGATTAACTTTGTGATAGAAGGCGGAGAGACAAGAGCGGAAAAACGAATAATCGAGGAGATAAAAGACCCCCTCATGCACATGTTAAGGAATTCGACAGACCACGCAATAGAGACTCCGGAGGTGCGCACAGCGCTTGGGAAAAACAAGTGCGGTTTGATCCTCTTAAAGGCTTATAAAGAGAGTACAAATATAGTTATCGAGGTATTTGATGACGGTCAGGGGCTTAATACGGAAAGGATAAAAGAGACAGCCATTAAGAATAAACTCATTGGACGTGAGGTGCTGGATAAAATGTCCACCCCTGAAATACACAAGTTAATTTTCTTGCCGGGCTTTTCTACAAACCGTATCGTGACTGATATTTCAGGCCGCGGCATAGGAATGGATGTTGTCAAGACTGCCCTTGAACGCCTAAAGGGCGGTATTGAGGTGGAATCTGTTCCTAACGAGGGATGTAAGATGACAATGCGCATCCCCGTGAACATTTCAACCACCAGGGTGTTTCTGGTGAGAGCCCGCAACAGAACTTACGCCCTGCCCATAGAACTCGTTATGACCACCTTTATGCTGACACTGTCGGATATATATAACCTGGAAGGCCACAAGACAATTACATTTGCCGGTAATCCCGTCTCCGTCCTATATATAACCGATATCCTTGAGGTCTCAGAGCAGGGAGATTCAGGTAAAACCCTCAGAGCTGATTCATTGGCTCAGAGACTTCCCTGCATAATGTTTAAGGCGGATGAGCAGTTTTTCGGTGTTTTGGTGGATGTGCTTGTAGATGAACAGGAAATAGTGGTAAAATCCTATGGCGGGATATTAAAGCGGGTGCGTAATGTCTTAGGCTCAACGATATTGGGCAGCGGTGAGGTTTGCATGGTGCTGAATCCGCATGATATACTGAAAACGATAAAGAGTAAGGGCTTTACCTCCACATCGCTTCAACAGGCGGAGACGGCGGCACGGCAGCATAGTGTGTTAATGGCGGAGGATTCCATAACGACCCGAACTCAGATGAAACGCATACTTGAGGGAGCCGGCTATGCGGTTACAGCATGTGTGGATGGTCTTGATTGCTTGAATAAGCTGAAAACCTCAGAATTTGACGCAGTGGTGTCAGACGTTCAAATGCCAAATATGGATGGACTAACTTTAACTGAAAACATAAGAATGGATGCTAAGTATAAGGAGTTACCAGTGATTTTAGTAACAACGCTCTCCTCCGAGGAAGACATGAAGCGCGGTATAGAGGTGGGAGCAAATGCCTACATAACCAAACCGGCATTTGACAAACAGGTGTTTCTGGAGACATTAAAAAGGCTTATAGTATGAAAAATTTGATAAAACGCATAAAAGTACTCATAGTGGAAGACTCCCCTGTGGCGGTGTTGGCTCTGAAGCGTATGTTTGCAAGCTCTGATGAAATCGAGGTGGTGGGAGTGGCACGGCATGGAAAAGAGGGGCTTGAGATGATTCCCAGACTTAACCCCGACGTAGTATGCACAGACCTTCATATGCCTGTCATGGATGGTCTGGAGTTTACAAAGGAAATAATGGCAAGGCATCCGCTTCCCACCCTTGTGGTGAGCGTATCAGTCAGTGAAGACCATACCCAAAACGTATTTCAGCTTTTGCAGGCCGGCGCCATAGACGTGTTTCCCAAACCACAGGGAGCTTTGGTTGATACCACAGGCGAGTTTGCCGCCGAACTTATAAGCAAGATAAAGGTTCTTTCAGGGGTCATTCCCTTTAGTAAACTAAAGAGAAGGGGACAGGCAGCCACATCTCCCACCCCTGCTCAATTGGATAACGCTGTAAGTGTTTCCTTAAACAAGGACCTGAGAATGATTGTAATAGGGGCCTCAACCGGAGGCCCACAGGCCCTTGAAACCATACTTAAAGGGCTGCCTCATGATTTCCCTGTTCCCATAGTTTGCGTGCAGCACATAAGTGACGGTTTTTTAGAAAGTCTTGTTGAGTGGCTGGATAAGGCTTGCAAAATGAAAGTGGCTATTGCACACAACAATGAAAGTCCGCAGCCCTCAACCGTATATTTTGCTCCTGATCACAAACATCTAACCTTCAACAATGAGGGCGGGTTTCTCCTTACCGGTGCACCTCCGGTAGATGGGCACAGGCCCTCTGTCACGGTGACAATGGCCTCTTTAGCGGAGCGCTTCAGAGCGTCAGCCTTAGGAGTGCTATTAACCGGTATGGGAAGGGACGGAGCCGACGGGCTGCTGACAGTAAGCAGGGCGGGGGGCGTTACAATAGCTCAGGACAAAGAGAGCAGTATTGTCTTTGGGATGCCTGAGCAGGCCATCAGATTAGGCGCTGCCAAATATGTACTTGATGTCGGCAGCATCGCAAGGGTTTTAGTTGACTTTGCGGCCAAAGAGAAATCTGTGGTTATAAATAAAGCCTGAGGCAATTATGGATAAGACCAGATTACTTGTCGTAGAGGACAGTGCCATTCAGCGGGAGCTTCTGAAGCGTGTTTTGCTGCGTTTCGGTTATGACGTAGTCTCAGCGGTGGATGGTATAGATGGGTTTGCCAAGGCGGAAAAACACAGGCCGTCGTTAATCATAAGCGACATTTCAATGCCGGGGATGGATGGCTATG contains these protein-coding regions:
- a CDS encoding hybrid sensor histidine kinase/response regulator, translated to MIEDQELREIFKAETEEHLQKLEEGLLQLEQTPDKPGLLEELFRESHSLKGSARLMGVDKIELVSHTLEDMLSKAKRGATKLSTSSVNSIYKCLDIIKALLHEALTGETTNINILQIIEELKGEKIGGTSEIKPAAGAPVVQSREPEIQANETAAAVAIAAVSQPASGSTDTEHKEISSQVKEPSKPVAPAYVKEPNVTADDKTPPSEGDSEQTKMDVEAQQAEGTVLWLDEGKRTIDTIRVDASKLDSLIVHVGELVVIKNRINQRISDIAETVAMWDSVILRELRAGNGSNPAHKAQFANNLEVFHKFLSNLKNSLQEDGSRISFVAQQLDHGAHELMLIPLSTVFNPFKRMMRDLANEKAKEINFVIEGGETRAEKRIIEEIKDPLMHMLRNSTDHAIETPEVRTALGKNKCGLILLKAYKESTNIVIEVFDDGQGLNTERIKETAIKNKLIGREVLDKMSTPEIHKLIFLPGFSTNRIVTDISGRGIGMDVVKTALERLKGGIEVESVPNEGCKMTMRIPVNISTTRVFLVRARNRTYALPIELVMTTFMLTLSDIYNLEGHKTITFAGNPVSVLYITDILEVSEQGDSGKTLRADSLAQRLPCIMFKADEQFFGVLVDVLVDEQEIVVKSYGGILKRVRNVLGSTILGSGEVCMVLNPHDILKTIKSKGFTSTSLQQAETAARQHSVLMAEDSITTRTQMKRILEGAGYAVTACVDGLDCLNKLKTSEFDAVVSDVQMPNMDGLTLTENIRMDAKYKELPVILVTTLSSEEDMKRGIEVGANAYITKPAFDKQVFLETLKRLIV
- the cheB gene encoding chemotaxis-specific protein-glutamate methyltransferase CheB, which produces MKNLIKRIKVLIVEDSPVAVLALKRMFASSDEIEVVGVARHGKEGLEMIPRLNPDVVCTDLHMPVMDGLEFTKEIMARHPLPTLVVSVSVSEDHTQNVFQLLQAGAIDVFPKPQGALVDTTGEFAAELISKIKVLSGVIPFSKLKRRGQAATSPTPAQLDNAVSVSLNKDLRMIVIGASTGGPQALETILKGLPHDFPVPIVCVQHISDGFLESLVEWLDKACKMKVAIAHNNESPQPSTVYFAPDHKHLTFNNEGGFLLTGAPPVDGHRPSVTVTMASLAERFRASALGVLLTGMGRDGADGLLTVSRAGGVTIAQDKESSIVFGMPEQAIRLGAAKYVLDVGSIARVLVDFAAKEKSVVINKA